In Ignavibacteriales bacterium, the genomic stretch TTTAATCGCTTCATCAATTGCTTCAAGAACTGTGTTGTCTTCATTTCGCATATGTGTGGAGTAAAGACGAAAATTCTTAGGAGCAGCTTTGCAGAGTAGAATTAATTCATCGGTTGAGGCAAAGCTGCCCGGAGTGTATTCCAATCCAGTTGAAACTCCGATGGCTCCCTGTTCAATTGCTTTAACAACTTCGTCTTGCATTCGTTTAATTTCATCAGCTGTCGCAAGGCGGTCATCAACACCAACAACATATTCCCGGACGGTTCCTAATCCAACCAAAGTAGCAATATTAACCGAAAACTTCTTTGCAGTAAAAGCGTTTAAAAATTCGCCCATACTTCGCCAATTAATGTCTTCGCCATATTCCTCTTTAAAAATTTTCAACTTACGATCTAACTCTGGTCCCCCAAATGGTCCCCACGAATCGCCATCCTGCCCTGCAATTTCTGTTGTTACTCCTTGTCGGATTTTACTTTCTGCTTTTGGATTTATTATCAGATCAACATCGGTGTGTGAATGAATATCAATAAATCCAGGAACGACTTTTAATCCTTTTGCATCGATAACTGAAAGAGCATTTTCTTCTGAGAATTTTCCAATTTCAAAAATCTTTCCATCTTTAATTCCAACATCGGCAAGGAATTCTGGTTTGCCGGTTCCGTCAATCACATTTCCATTTTTTATAAGAAGATCAAATTCTTTTGAACGTAAAAATGTTGATGACGAGCAGGCATTTAGAAAAACTGTGGATACGCCAGCAATTGCCGAGCTTTGGATAAATTTTCTTCTGCTGATTTTCATTATTTATTTCGTTTTATAAAAAATTTAAAAAATAATTATTTGTCATTTATCTTTTTTCAAATCATTCTTAACCGGTGCCCATTCCTTTAAGAACGCAAACACCTTATCGTGATCGTGTCCTTTTCCAGCTTCCAATTTTCCAGTATCTTGCGAATGCAGAAACTTGCCATCCTTCTCGAGTACAAAAAGATGCGGATAGCCAGGCACTTTTGGATATTTGGAAAGAAATTTTTCGTTTTTATTTTCCGGGCTAAAGTTTACTTTCATTACCACAAAATTCTTTTGAAGGAAATCGTTCACATCTTTATTATCTATAAAAAATTTATCTAATCTGTGGCACCAGATGCACCACTCGCCTCCAACGTCCAGGAGAATTCTTTTATCAGTTTTTTGCGCAACAGAAATTGTTTGCTTCAAATCTGTTTCTGGATTGCGGGAAGGATCGAATTTGACTTCGTGTGTTACCTTACTAACAGTGTCTTGTTCCTGTGCTTTGCAGAAATTAATGCTTATAAAAATTATTGCTGTAATTAGATATATAAATTGTTTCAACTTAGAATCCTATAAAATGTTACTTTAGATTTCCGGCAAAATTAAATGAATAATATTATCAATCCAACAGAAAAATATTTATTACTGGAAAATATTCGTTTTAAAATATGGCAATTAATTTTGTTCTTTCATCTTCATTATATATACCATAATAAAACATTGGTGTACTTCCTTTATTCTCAGGCATATTCAGATTTTGCCCGCTTTATAAATTTTTAGGAATCGATAGTCTGATGAATGATGTTTGAACCATATTTTTCAATCATAACTTTTTCTCTTTAAGACTTGCTTCACGGGTAATAATCCATCTTTTCCCACCAGAAAAATTTATCTGTTTGCAGAACAATATTATTTGTTTTATTTTTTAACCAAAAATCCGGGGTCAAATGAAAAGGTTAATAATAATAAGCATTGTATTTCTTACAACCCTTACATTTCCGCAAAAAAGAACCCATACCAGAGATCATGCATTTTCCGGAACCGTTGTAATTTCTTTGGAAGGTGGCTCAACTTACGGTTATACCGATTATTATGATTTTATTTTGGATTATGCTGGAAGAGGAATGATAGAATATTTTATCCCAACTTCCTCAGCAGGTTCTTTGGGTTTACGTGCTTTTACCGGTGGCGGTTATCTTTCTGGAAAAGATGGTCACAATTTGCCGGATAAATTCAGAACGGATTTATTTTTTGCTGGCGGGGGATTAGTTTACACTCTTTCTCTTGGTAATGTTATTTTTCCTTATATCTTTGGTGGAGTTTCATATCTTCATTTCAATCCTAAAAATACTTTTGGTGATCTGCTGGTAAATAATAATCTTGGTGCATATGAAAAAACTGCTCTCAATTTTAATGGTGAGTTTGGATTTCGCTTTTTACTTTCCCAGGATTTAAGTTTTAATATAAACGGAGCTGTATATATAAATCCGAACGATAACCTTGATGATGGAAAATTTAAAATAGCTGACCGCAATAATGATTTATTTTTTACCGGAATGGCAGGTGTTTCTTTTTCTTTATTTGGCAAAAGAGATTCTGATGGCGATGGTATTTACAACGGGGATGATAAATGCCCAGACCAGCCGGAGGATTATGATGGCTTTATGGATGAAGATGGCTGCACTGACTATGATAATGATAATGATGGAATTAAAGATCGGGTAGATCAATGCCCTAACAGACAAGAAGATTTTGACGGCTTTATGGATGAAGATGGTTGCCCCGATGTAGATAATGATGGTGATGGTATTCTTGATTTTAACGATCAGTGCCCAAATGAACCGGAAGATTTTGATGGGTTCCAGGATACTGATGGCTGCCCTGATTTTGATAATGATAATGACGGAATTCTGGATAAATATGATAAATGTCCAAACGCATCTGAAAAATTTAATGGTTATGAGGATGAAGATGGTTGTCCGGATGAAGTTCCCGCACCAAAGATAGAACAACCTAAAACCGAACCTGTTAGAGAAATTATTTTAAGTGCTGGCACAACTTTCGAAATTGGAAAATCAACATTAAGCTCTTATGCTTTTGAAGAGCTTGATAAAATTGTTGAAGTAATTAAAA encodes the following:
- a CDS encoding thioredoxin family protein, translating into MKQFIYLITAIIFISINFCKAQEQDTVSKVTHEVKFDPSRNPETDLKQTISVAQKTDKRILLDVGGEWCIWCHRLDKFFIDNKDVNDFLQKNFVVMKVNFSPENKNEKFLSKYPKVPGYPHLFVLEKDGKFLHSQDTGKLEAGKGHDHDKVFAFLKEWAPVKNDLKKDK
- a CDS encoding OmpA family protein, yielding MKRLIIISIVFLTTLTFPQKRTHTRDHAFSGTVVISLEGGSTYGYTDYYDFILDYAGRGMIEYFIPTSSAGSLGLRAFTGGGYLSGKDGHNLPDKFRTDLFFAGGGLVYTLSLGNVIFPYIFGGVSYLHFNPKNTFGDLLVNNNLGAYEKTALNFNGEFGFRFLLSQDLSFNINGAVYINPNDNLDDGKFKIADRNNDLFFTGMAGVSFSLFGKRDSDGDGIYNGDDKCPDQPEDYDGFMDEDGCTDYDNDNDGIKDRVDQCPNRQEDFDGFMDEDGCPDVDNDGDGILDFNDQCPNEPEDFDGFQDTDGCPDFDNDNDGILDKYDKCPNASEKFNGYEDEDGCPDEVPAPKIEQPKTEPVREIILSAGTTFEIGKSTLSSYAFEELDKIVEVIKNNPGSNWRIEGHTDNTGSNKTNKKISLARANAVLQYFLSKGLVKNRFEVVGLGKDFPVAENRTEAGRAKNRRVVILRVN